The Shewanella mangrovisoli genome has a window encoding:
- a CDS encoding ferredoxin--NADP reductase, which produces MWTRGRVIERIDWSDKLFSLRIAAELAPFIPGQFIKLSQMQDDKRVARAYSLVNSPDKPYAEILAVAVEEGQLSPQLQNLAIGDEIEITPTATGFMTLDEIPKGAGQGRHLWLLATGTAVGPFLSMLDTPEPWQRFEKVVLIYGVREAKDLAYLDKIKAYAVQYPDQFILCLTVTREKVDDALQCRIPDGLVLGEIERKVGLTINAADSQVMICGNPGMISGAQAALLDKGLAKNLRRAPGQITVEKYW; this is translated from the coding sequence ATGTGGACTAGGGGACGGGTTATCGAACGTATTGATTGGAGTGATAAATTATTTTCGCTGCGGATAGCGGCCGAACTGGCGCCCTTTATTCCGGGTCAATTTATTAAACTCAGCCAGATGCAAGATGATAAGCGTGTCGCCAGAGCCTATTCCCTCGTGAATTCCCCCGATAAACCCTATGCTGAAATCTTGGCTGTCGCCGTAGAAGAAGGGCAGTTATCCCCACAATTACAAAATCTTGCCATAGGGGATGAAATTGAGATCACCCCAACCGCCACAGGCTTTATGACCTTGGATGAGATCCCTAAGGGAGCAGGGCAAGGCCGGCACTTATGGTTGTTAGCCACGGGCACGGCCGTGGGGCCATTCTTATCTATGCTAGATACGCCAGAGCCTTGGCAGCGTTTCGAAAAAGTCGTGCTTATCTATGGTGTCCGCGAAGCTAAAGACTTAGCCTACCTCGATAAAATAAAGGCTTATGCAGTGCAATATCCTGATCAGTTTATCCTGTGTTTAACCGTCACCCGTGAAAAGGTCGACGATGCACTGCAATGCCGTATTCCCGATGGTCTCGTCTTGGGCGAAATTGAGCGTAAAGTGGGGTTAACTATCAATGCTGCGGATTCGCAGGTGATGATTTGTGGTAATCCGGGGATGATCAGCGGCGCGCAGGCTGCGTTGCTCGACAAGGGATTAGCTAAAAACCTACGCCGCGCTCCGGGACAAATTACCGTCGAGAAATATTGGTAA
- a CDS encoding glutathione S-transferase: protein MKLLCSLASPYARCVRTLIRYLGIKDIEEVLVNPMENTAELLDVNPLGQIPCLITNDGVPIFDSEVIMRYLDAELGEQQMFGGQVNNWVLQCQYSMIKGLIDSAVKLRQEQMREEEGVRSAFWTSRFEQALLRGLMQMEHQSVITQATIQAPQLALICLLDYVDFRHPELDWRKVAPATSLWFSEMRDLPAFVETRPA from the coding sequence ATGAAGTTGCTCTGCTCCCTCGCTTCACCCTATGCTCGCTGTGTTCGCACATTAATCCGTTATTTAGGGATTAAGGATATCGAAGAAGTCTTAGTCAATCCGATGGAAAACACCGCTGAGCTGCTCGATGTTAACCCGCTTGGGCAGATCCCTTGCCTCATCACCAACGATGGTGTGCCTATCTTCGATAGCGAAGTGATTATGCGCTATTTAGACGCCGAATTAGGTGAGCAGCAGATGTTTGGCGGCCAAGTAAATAATTGGGTATTGCAATGCCAGTATTCGATGATCAAAGGCCTGATAGACAGTGCGGTAAAATTGCGCCAAGAACAAATGCGTGAAGAGGAAGGGGTGAGATCGGCTTTTTGGACATCGCGTTTTGAGCAAGCGCTGCTGCGCGGTTTGATGCAAATGGAACATCAGAGTGTGATTACTCAGGCAACGATTCAGGCGCCACAATTAGCTTTGATTTGTTTGCTGGATTATGTGGATTTCAGACATCCAGAACTCGATTGGCGTAAAGTGGCTCCCGCGACCTCGCTCTGGTTTAGTGAGATGCGCGATCTCCCCGCGTTTGTGGAAACTCGCCCAGCGTAA
- a CDS encoding FMN-binding glutamate synthase family protein has translation MQELNWFMWGLDLFSGLFLILAGFVVLAIVYMYIADKLQTKQAVRHNYPVIGRFRYLFEKQGEFFRQYFFAQDREELPFNRAERSWVYRAAKNVDRTIAFGSTRPLDSTGAIMFMNTAFPTQDEDITPILPQTIGPHCREPYTTKAICHISAMSFGALSRPAVTALSHGAAQAGCWLNTGEGGLSPYHLKGGCDLVFQIGTAKYGVRNEHGHLDDDKLKEIATHPEVKMFEIKMGQGAKPGKGGILPGIKVTEEIAKIRGIPQGHDSISPNGHIEFKNVGDILDMIARVREVTGKPTGIKAVLGDVQWLEDFCDEIERRGEASAPDFFTLDSADGGTGAAPQPLMDYMGLPLKESLPILVNILIQRGLRKRIKVIASGKLIVPSRVAWALALGADFIASARGNMFALGCIQALQCNKDTCPTGITTHNKKLQQGLDPRDKSTRVANYNHNLHHDLALIAHSCGVTEPRQLKPSHVRIVLESGLSVSLDKYYSHINQ, from the coding sequence ATGCAAGAATTGAATTGGTTTATGTGGGGACTGGATCTCTTCTCAGGGCTGTTTTTAATCCTAGCGGGCTTTGTCGTTCTGGCGATTGTCTATATGTATATCGCCGACAAGCTACAAACCAAACAGGCCGTGCGCCACAACTACCCTGTGATAGGTCGCTTTCGGTATTTATTTGAGAAACAAGGCGAGTTTTTTAGACAATACTTTTTCGCACAGGACAGGGAAGAATTGCCCTTTAACCGCGCCGAGCGAAGCTGGGTATATCGAGCCGCGAAAAACGTCGACAGAACCATCGCCTTTGGCTCGACGCGCCCGCTAGACAGCACAGGCGCCATCATGTTTATGAATACCGCCTTTCCTACTCAAGATGAAGATATCACGCCAATTCTGCCTCAAACCATTGGCCCCCATTGCCGCGAGCCCTACACCACTAAGGCCATTTGCCATATCTCCGCCATGAGCTTCGGCGCCCTGTCACGCCCTGCCGTCACCGCCTTATCCCACGGCGCAGCGCAGGCGGGATGTTGGTTAAATACTGGTGAAGGTGGCTTAAGCCCTTACCATTTAAAAGGCGGCTGCGACTTAGTCTTTCAAATTGGTACCGCTAAATACGGTGTACGTAATGAGCACGGCCATTTAGACGATGACAAGCTCAAAGAAATCGCCACCCACCCCGAAGTTAAAATGTTTGAAATCAAAATGGGCCAAGGAGCCAAACCAGGCAAGGGTGGTATCTTGCCGGGGATAAAAGTCACCGAGGAGATAGCCAAAATTCGCGGTATCCCGCAGGGCCATGATTCCATAAGCCCCAATGGTCATATCGAGTTTAAAAATGTGGGCGATATTCTGGATATGATTGCCAGAGTACGTGAGGTCACGGGTAAACCCACAGGCATTAAGGCCGTACTTGGGGACGTGCAATGGCTCGAAGATTTTTGCGATGAAATTGAGCGCCGTGGCGAAGCCTCTGCCCCCGACTTTTTTACCTTAGACAGTGCTGACGGCGGCACGGGCGCCGCCCCTCAACCCTTAATGGATTATATGGGCTTGCCCCTTAAAGAGAGTTTACCCATATTAGTCAATATCTTAATTCAGCGTGGGCTACGTAAACGCATTAAAGTGATTGCCTCAGGCAAACTCATAGTGCCATCGAGGGTCGCTTGGGCGCTGGCCTTGGGTGCGGACTTTATCGCCTCGGCCCGTGGCAATATGTTTGCTCTCGGATGTATTCAAGCGCTGCAATGCAACAAGGATACCTGCCCGACGGGTATCACGACTCATAATAAGAAACTCCAGCAAGGCCTTGATCCTAGAGACAAATCGACTCGCGTCGCTAATTATAATCATAACCTACACCACGATTTAGCCCTGATCGCCCACTCCTGTGGCGTGACAGAGCCAAGGCAACTCAAACCGTCCCATGTGAGGATTGTGCTCGAGAGTGGCTTGTCGGTTTCGCTGGATAAGTACTATTCCCATATCAATCAATAG
- a CDS encoding Fe(3+) ABC transporter substrate-binding protein, with amino-acid sequence MKWVTCAALLGLMSVAQSAHADEKLTVYSYRQAFLVEPILKRFTDETGIAVNVVFAKDGIAERIAREGRLSPADLVLTSDFSRLVELVDKDLTAPVKSEQLNSNIPAQYRDPDGQWYALTMRVRNLYTAKDRLGPQAISYEELADPKYKGKICTRSGKHPYNIALVASMIAHHGEADTKTWLQGVKTNLARKPQGNDRAQVKAVKEGLCDIAIGNSYYYGNMLQDPEQKSWAEAVAINFPNQADRGAHVNVSGMVLTRYAPNKDNAIKLMEFLSADVAQKAYAEVNMEYPVKADVAPSTLVASWGEFKSDQLPIFKLAEYHQAAVKLLDEVQFDL; translated from the coding sequence ATGAAATGGGTAACTTGTGCCGCTTTACTTGGGTTAATGTCGGTTGCGCAGTCTGCACATGCGGATGAAAAATTAACGGTTTATTCCTATCGCCAAGCGTTTTTGGTTGAGCCTATTCTGAAGCGTTTCACCGATGAAACTGGCATTGCTGTGAATGTGGTATTTGCGAAAGACGGTATTGCCGAGCGTATCGCCCGTGAAGGCCGTTTATCCCCTGCGGATTTAGTGTTAACTTCGGATTTCTCTCGCTTGGTCGAATTAGTCGACAAAGACCTGACTGCTCCCGTGAAAAGTGAGCAGCTCAATAGCAATATCCCCGCGCAATACCGCGATCCTGATGGACAATGGTATGCCTTAACAATGCGTGTACGTAATCTCTATACGGCAAAAGATCGCCTCGGCCCACAAGCCATCAGCTACGAAGAGCTGGCCGATCCTAAGTACAAAGGCAAGATCTGTACGCGCAGTGGTAAGCATCCTTACAACATCGCCTTAGTCGCGTCTATGATCGCCCACCACGGTGAGGCCGACACTAAGACTTGGTTGCAAGGTGTGAAAACCAACTTAGCACGCAAGCCTCAAGGTAACGATAGGGCGCAGGTGAAGGCGGTTAAAGAAGGCTTGTGTGATATCGCCATCGGCAATAGCTACTACTACGGCAATATGCTGCAAGACCCTGAGCAAAAGAGCTGGGCAGAGGCTGTGGCGATTAACTTCCCGAATCAAGCCGATCGCGGTGCCCATGTGAACGTTTCTGGTATGGTGCTGACTCGCTATGCGCCGAATAAAGACAATGCTATCAAGTTGATGGAGTTCCTGTCTGCGGATGTGGCACAAAAAGCCTATGCCGAAGTGAACATGGAGTATCCGGTGAAAGCCGATGTTGCGCCATCAACCTTGGTCGCCTCCTGGGGCGAGTTTAAATCCGACCAATTACCGATTTTCAAGCTGGCGGAATACCACCAAGCGGCGGTGAAATTGTTAGATGAAGTTCAGTTCGATCTCTAG
- a CDS encoding DUF5610 domain-containing protein — protein sequence MEINNPAQVQSASSSHRKYAENVPANAEKTKNVEAASKQTAQQTSKQLMNQAILSAQEDVSLKSGDQSMALLYRAAIEAINKELAPSMGENAIQTAYDNNVDTSPEATADRIVSFATQFFSIHQQQNSNMSLDEQLDSFMSIIGGAIDNGFKEARDILSGLKVLQGDIADGVDKTYGLVQEGLQAFRDSFNKKPDEAQTASA from the coding sequence ATGGAAATCAATAACCCTGCACAGGTACAGAGCGCTTCTTCGTCCCACCGCAAGTATGCCGAAAACGTGCCTGCCAATGCTGAAAAGACGAAAAATGTGGAAGCAGCATCTAAGCAAACTGCACAACAAACCAGTAAGCAGTTAATGAATCAGGCGATTCTGTCGGCGCAGGAAGATGTGAGTTTAAAATCCGGTGATCAATCCATGGCGTTACTTTATCGCGCGGCAATTGAAGCGATAAACAAAGAGTTAGCCCCTTCGATGGGCGAAAATGCCATTCAAACCGCCTATGACAATAACGTCGATACTTCCCCCGAAGCGACTGCCGATCGGATTGTGAGTTTTGCAACCCAGTTTTTTAGCATTCACCAACAGCAAAATTCAAATATGAGTTTGGATGAGCAGCTCGACAGTTTTATGAGCATTATCGGTGGCGCTATCGACAATGGTTTTAAGGAGGCTCGAGATATTTTGTCCGGCCTTAAAGTGTTGCAAGGGGATATTGCCGATGGCGTCGATAAAACCTATGGTTTAGTGCAAGAAGGATTGCAGGCCTTTAGGGATAGCTTCAATAAGAAACCTGATGAGGCGCAAACGGCTAGCGCATAA
- a CDS encoding phosphoglycerate mutase family protein — protein sequence MATPQWLAVVTHSLRTIRLNKLRLLHTLLLGLLLFTSMGLSPINQAFADNRLIILVRHAEKADAPAGDPSLSDDGHARALALVSALQRTQISQLIATQYQRTQQTLLPMSSERHLPITVVAAEKPLAAHIQQIVAQVHAVKGNSLIAGHSNTVPLIIKALGGPEIPTIAEDDYSQLFLLSIHDGQPASLISTRYGHE from the coding sequence ATGGCAACTCCCCAATGGCTAGCAGTGGTTACTCACTCCTTGCGAACCATCCGCTTAAATAAACTTCGGCTATTACACACTCTGCTATTAGGCCTGTTACTCTTTACTAGCATGGGACTCAGCCCCATCAATCAAGCTTTTGCCGATAATCGATTGATTATTTTGGTAAGGCATGCCGAAAAAGCCGATGCTCCAGCAGGCGATCCGTCCCTTTCAGATGATGGCCACGCACGTGCCCTAGCCCTTGTCAGCGCCTTGCAAAGAACGCAAATCTCGCAACTGATCGCGACCCAATATCAAAGAACCCAGCAAACCTTGTTGCCTATGTCTTCGGAGCGGCATTTACCTATTACCGTGGTCGCGGCCGAAAAACCACTCGCAGCCCATATCCAGCAAATTGTTGCACAAGTACATGCTGTTAAAGGTAACAGCTTAATTGCGGGGCATTCCAATACCGTCCCACTGATCATCAAAGCTCTTGGCGGCCCAGAAATCCCCACCATCGCTGAAGATGATTACAGCCAGCTGTTTTTACTCTCCATCCATGATGGACAGCCGGCGAGCCTTATCTCCACCCGTTATGGACACGAATAG